Proteins from a genomic interval of Rhodococcoides fascians A25f:
- a CDS encoding CGNR zinc finger domain-containing protein → MHINPYGEYAVKLGIDLLNTPPTSATELSERCVDAGLVPDWTATDADLTDTLDFLGQWARVVDAGTENERAQALNVLLARAAAYPRLTDHAGDGWHMHYRDPDIALGGVIRALVSVGTALHLTGRGMSRLARCAAADCSLAFADTSRTGTQRYCGTVCSNRDAVRRHRARAAS, encoded by the coding sequence GTGCACATCAACCCTTACGGCGAATACGCGGTGAAACTCGGCATCGATCTGCTCAATACGCCGCCCACCTCGGCGACCGAACTGAGCGAGCGCTGCGTCGATGCGGGCCTGGTTCCCGATTGGACGGCCACCGATGCCGATCTGACCGACACACTCGACTTCCTGGGTCAGTGGGCACGTGTCGTGGACGCCGGCACCGAGAACGAGCGGGCACAGGCGCTCAACGTCCTGCTGGCTCGAGCGGCGGCGTACCCGAGGTTGACCGACCACGCTGGGGACGGGTGGCACATGCACTATCGCGATCCCGATATCGCCCTGGGTGGCGTCATCCGGGCTCTGGTGAGCGTCGGCACCGCGTTGCATCTGACGGGACGCGGCATGTCCCGCCTCGCGCGCTGCGCTGCGGCCGACTGCTCGCTCGCTTTTGCGGACACGTCGCGAACGGGCACACAGCGATACTGCGGCACGGTGTGTTCCAATCGCGACGCGGTGCGCCGACATCGAGCACGCGCAGCGTCCTGA
- a CDS encoding potassium channel family protein: MYVVVMGCGRVGASLAGALERIGHEVAIIDRDEAAFLRLDPDFGGHRVVGMGFDRDVLVTAGIEKAEAFAAVSSGDNSNIISARVARETFGVDKVVARIYDAKRAAVYERLGIPTVATVPWATDRFLHNLLRDDPTTKWRDPSGSVAVVLLDFNDAWIGKKLSVLEEATRSRAAFVIRFGVGLLPDKRTVIQAGDEVYVAAVSGTVAEAIALAGNPPPSDD, translated from the coding sequence TTGTACGTAGTTGTGATGGGATGTGGCCGCGTCGGCGCATCGCTGGCCGGTGCGCTCGAACGCATCGGCCACGAGGTAGCGATCATCGATCGCGACGAGGCAGCCTTTCTGCGCCTCGATCCCGACTTCGGCGGACACCGTGTCGTCGGCATGGGATTCGACCGAGATGTGTTGGTGACTGCGGGAATCGAGAAGGCCGAGGCATTCGCCGCCGTCTCCTCCGGCGACAACTCCAACATCATCTCTGCCCGCGTCGCACGCGAGACCTTCGGAGTCGACAAAGTGGTGGCGAGAATCTACGACGCCAAACGCGCCGCCGTCTACGAACGGCTCGGTATACCGACCGTGGCCACGGTCCCCTGGGCCACCGACCGCTTTCTGCACAACCTGCTACGTGACGATCCGACGACCAAATGGCGCGATCCGTCCGGCAGCGTGGCCGTCGTCCTGCTCGACTTCAACGATGCCTGGATCGGCAAGAAGCTTTCGGTCCTCGAAGAGGCGACACGTTCGCGGGCGGCCTTCGTCATCCGATTCGGCGTCGGGTTGCTACCGGACAAGCGCACCGTGATCCAGGCCGGCGACGAGGTGTACGTCGCCGCCGTCTCGGGCACCGTCGCCGAAGCAATCGCGCTGGCGGGCAACCCCCCGCCGTCGGACGACTGA
- a CDS encoding class I SAM-dependent RNA methyltransferase produces the protein MTESWFGLLLEVELGAPGHGGFCVARHEGRVVFVRHGLPGERVVARVTEDRGGSFCRADAVEILSASVDRVDTRCPIAGPGGSGCCDYSHTTADAGRRLKSFVVAEQLRRVAGVEREVRVEELPGTGDGTGWRTRVRLAVDSSGRPGYHRYRSSSIVNELLCPQMDSVAFEGLSDQQWRPGAELQVVLDGAGTRHVVEIAPAQLSTTGRRSPGRRGASARRAASSRARAEKAVIGSGRVTEYVSDRAWTLDATGFWQAHRGAAQVYTDVVTEWADASPGDGAWDLYGGVGVFAASLAAGVGPEGHVTSVEFSRRAAEDGRSALADLTQVSFVPGRVERSMDALAEPVAVVVLDPPRAGAGRDVIDALAARGPRSVVHVGCDPASFARDVSLYRAAGYELTDMRAFDAFPLTSHVECIGRLIRK, from the coding sequence GTGACCGAGAGCTGGTTCGGCCTTCTGCTCGAGGTCGAACTCGGCGCGCCGGGACACGGTGGGTTCTGTGTGGCGCGCCACGAAGGACGAGTCGTGTTCGTGCGTCATGGGCTGCCCGGCGAGCGGGTGGTGGCCCGGGTGACCGAGGACCGAGGCGGATCGTTCTGCCGAGCCGATGCCGTGGAGATCCTGTCGGCGTCCGTGGACCGGGTGGACACGCGTTGTCCCATCGCCGGGCCGGGTGGCTCCGGATGCTGCGATTACTCCCACACGACCGCTGATGCAGGTCGTCGATTGAAGTCGTTCGTCGTCGCCGAGCAACTTCGACGCGTCGCTGGAGTCGAGCGTGAGGTGCGCGTCGAGGAATTACCGGGGACCGGCGACGGCACCGGGTGGCGAACCCGCGTTCGACTTGCCGTCGATTCCAGCGGGCGTCCCGGCTACCACCGCTATCGCAGTAGCTCGATCGTCAACGAATTACTTTGTCCGCAAATGGATTCCGTAGCGTTCGAGGGATTGTCGGACCAGCAGTGGCGGCCGGGTGCAGAACTGCAAGTGGTGCTCGACGGAGCCGGTACGCGGCACGTCGTGGAGATCGCTCCGGCTCAGCTGTCGACGACCGGGCGCAGATCTCCGGGGCGACGCGGGGCATCGGCGCGTCGGGCAGCGTCGTCTCGGGCGCGAGCGGAGAAGGCCGTGATCGGGTCGGGTCGAGTGACGGAATATGTCTCGGACAGGGCCTGGACCCTCGACGCCACCGGCTTCTGGCAAGCCCATCGAGGTGCTGCACAGGTCTACACCGATGTGGTGACGGAATGGGCGGACGCGTCCCCGGGTGACGGCGCGTGGGATCTGTACGGCGGTGTCGGGGTGTTCGCGGCATCTCTCGCCGCCGGGGTAGGGCCGGAAGGGCACGTGACCAGCGTCGAGTTCTCCCGCCGCGCGGCCGAGGACGGGCGTTCGGCGCTGGCCGACCTCACTCAGGTCTCGTTCGTGCCGGGACGAGTCGAGCGGTCGATGGATGCATTGGCCGAGCCGGTGGCGGTAGTTGTGCTCGATCCACCTCGCGCGGGAGCTGGACGCGACGTGATCGACGCCCTCGCCGCCCGAGGTCCTCGTTCGGTGGTGCACGTCGGCTGTGATCCCGCGTCGTTCGCGCGAGATGTGAGCCTCTACCGGGCCGCGGGTTACGAGCTCACCGACATGCGCGCCTTCGACGCGTTTCCTCTGACCAGTCACGTGGAGTGCATCGGACGCCTGATCAGAAAGTAG
- a CDS encoding ABC transporter permease produces MTAEAQQSTPQASTIIDVLGAAGPRPPRPSSLSTSLSFGWRALLKIKHVPEQLFDVTAFPIMFTLLFTYLFGGALAGSTDAYIQFLLPGILVQTVVMITMYTGVTMNKDIEKGVFDRFRSLPIWRPSPLVGALLGDVVRYTLASVIVLILGLVLGFRPQGGLVGVVASIALLLVFSFCLSWIWTMIAMIVRTEAAVMGVSMFILFPLTFASNIFVDPNTMPGWLRAFVDVNPVSFLVTSLRGLMQGDVDTGQLGVTLVLCAVLLAVFGPITMRLYNRKS; encoded by the coding sequence ATGACTGCCGAAGCCCAACAGTCGACGCCGCAGGCCTCGACCATCATCGATGTGCTGGGCGCTGCCGGACCCCGTCCCCCGCGGCCCTCGTCGCTGTCCACGTCGTTGAGTTTCGGGTGGCGGGCGCTGCTCAAGATCAAGCACGTGCCCGAGCAACTGTTCGACGTGACGGCCTTCCCGATCATGTTCACGCTGCTGTTCACGTACCTGTTCGGCGGCGCGTTGGCCGGGTCGACCGACGCGTACATCCAGTTTCTGCTTCCGGGCATTCTGGTGCAGACCGTGGTGATGATCACGATGTACACGGGTGTGACGATGAACAAGGACATCGAGAAGGGCGTATTCGATCGTTTCCGTTCACTGCCCATCTGGCGTCCGTCGCCGTTGGTCGGCGCACTGCTCGGAGACGTGGTCCGCTACACGCTCGCCTCGGTGATCGTGCTGATTCTGGGCTTGGTCCTCGGGTTCAGACCGCAGGGTGGCCTCGTCGGCGTCGTGGCTTCGATAGCTCTGCTGCTGGTGTTCTCGTTCTGCCTGTCCTGGATCTGGACGATGATCGCCATGATCGTGCGTACCGAGGCCGCAGTGATGGGTGTGTCGATGTTCATCCTGTTCCCGCTGACATTCGCGAGCAACATCTTCGTCGATCCCAACACCATGCCCGGTTGGCTGCGTGCCTTCGTCGACGTCAACCCGGTCAGCTTCTTGGTAACGTCTCTGCGCGGCCTCATGCAGGGCGATGTCGACACCGGCCAGTTGGGAGTGACGCTGGTGCTGTGTGCTGTTCTACTGGCGGTGTTCGGACCGATCACGATGCGGCTGTACAACCGAAAGTCCTAG
- a CDS encoding potassium channel family protein codes for MKVAIAGAGAVGRSIARELIRSEHDVMLLERKLDHVDQAAVPEAEWVLADACELSLLEAAHLENYDVVIAATGDDKANLVLSLLAKTEFGVDRVVARVNDPRNEWLFDSAWGVDVAVSTPRMLASLVEEAVSVGDLVHLMTFRKGQANLVEITLPENTPLAGKPVRKLQLPRDAALVTILRGGRVIVPQHDDPLEGGDELLFVAAKEVENELRAAVGLI; via the coding sequence ATGAAAGTCGCCATCGCCGGTGCCGGCGCAGTCGGCAGATCCATCGCACGTGAGCTGATCCGCAGCGAACACGACGTGATGCTCCTCGAACGCAAGCTCGACCACGTCGATCAGGCCGCGGTGCCGGAAGCCGAATGGGTGCTGGCCGACGCGTGCGAGCTCAGCTTGCTCGAAGCTGCTCATCTCGAAAACTACGACGTGGTGATCGCCGCCACCGGCGACGACAAGGCCAACCTGGTGCTAAGTCTGCTGGCCAAGACCGAATTCGGCGTCGATCGTGTGGTGGCCCGAGTCAACGATCCGCGTAACGAGTGGCTGTTCGACTCCGCGTGGGGTGTCGACGTCGCGGTATCGACGCCGCGCATGCTCGCGTCGTTGGTCGAAGAGGCGGTTTCGGTCGGGGACCTCGTCCATCTGATGACGTTCCGCAAAGGCCAGGCCAACCTCGTCGAGATCACGCTGCCCGAGAACACTCCACTCGCGGGAAAGCCGGTCCGAAAGCTTCAATTGCCCAGGGACGCTGCCCTGGTGACGATTCTGCGCGGCGGCCGGGTGATCGTGCCACAGCACGACGATCCACTCGAGGGCGGCGACGAACTACTGTTCGTCGCCGCGAAAGAAGTAGAGAACGAACTACGAGCTGCGGTCGGCCTGATCTGA
- a CDS encoding iron-siderophore ABC transporter substrate-binding protein, whose amino-acid sequence MRIRSSIVAGLVLVLSVTAVVSCSSGSSEAPEPSAESGGSGAAFPATVETNFGAVTIDSAPQRVVALGWGDAETALALGVSPVGASDWLAFGGDGVGPWATGLYDAPPQIIGTQEPSYEQVAALAPDLILDTKSSGDPERYATLSAIAPTVGVPEGSDNYLTSLEQQITMVAAALGRRAEGEALLVGISDRFRAAAAAHPEFADKTVVVGAYSGTGFGAYISSNSRLEFMKKLGFVTSPTIDALVPKGFSVPVSGEELDLLDADLLVVFPIEKSPSEVTDNPLFQRIPAVADGRSIVFDDPVVAKSYSTNSALSIGYALDTVVPEVARTLQ is encoded by the coding sequence GTGAGAATTCGCAGCTCGATCGTCGCAGGCCTCGTCCTGGTCTTGTCCGTGACGGCCGTCGTGTCGTGTAGCTCGGGCTCGAGCGAGGCACCCGAGCCGTCCGCCGAGTCGGGTGGGTCCGGGGCGGCGTTCCCCGCCACGGTCGAGACGAATTTCGGCGCGGTGACCATCGACAGTGCACCGCAGCGGGTCGTGGCGCTCGGGTGGGGCGACGCCGAAACTGCGTTGGCGCTCGGCGTCTCACCGGTCGGTGCGAGCGATTGGTTGGCGTTCGGCGGTGACGGCGTCGGCCCGTGGGCCACTGGTCTCTACGACGCACCGCCGCAGATCATCGGAACCCAGGAGCCGTCCTACGAACAGGTCGCGGCACTGGCACCGGATCTGATTCTGGATACGAAGAGCTCGGGTGACCCCGAACGATATGCGACGTTGTCGGCCATCGCGCCTACCGTCGGTGTGCCCGAAGGGTCGGACAACTATCTGACCTCGCTCGAACAGCAGATCACCATGGTGGCGGCCGCTCTCGGTCGGCGTGCGGAGGGCGAGGCTCTGCTGGTCGGGATCTCCGATCGTTTTCGAGCCGCTGCTGCTGCCCATCCCGAGTTCGCCGACAAGACAGTCGTCGTGGGTGCCTACAGCGGTACCGGGTTCGGGGCGTACATCTCGTCCAACAGTCGTCTCGAGTTCATGAAGAAGCTCGGGTTCGTGACCAGCCCGACGATCGATGCGCTGGTGCCGAAGGGGTTTTCGGTCCCGGTGTCGGGGGAGGAGCTCGACCTCCTCGATGCCGATCTGCTCGTGGTGTTTCCGATCGAGAAGTCGCCGTCGGAGGTGACCGACAATCCCTTGTTCCAACGGATTCCGGCGGTGGCGGATGGACGGTCCATCGTGTTCGACGACCCGGTTGTCGCGAAGTCCTACTCGACCAACTCGGCACTGTCGATCGGTTATGCACTCGACACCGTGGTACCCGAGGTGGCTCGCACCCTGCAGTGA
- a CDS encoding APC family permease — MSKVSTAAKRLVLGKPFRSDKLGHTLLPKRIALPVFASDAMSSVAYAPEEIFLVLSVAGISALTFTPWIGLAVCVVMAVVVASYRQNVHAYPSGGGDYEVATTNLGPAAGLTVGSALLVDYVLTVAVSISAAASNIGSAVPFVAQHKVLFAVVAIVFITSINLRGIRESGAAFAIPTYAFMGGMFLMLAYGLFRVYVLGDDIHAESATFDLKAEDSHLYGIAFAFLIARAFSSGCAALTGVEAISNGVPAFEKPKSRNAATTLLLLGAIGITLLMGIIVLAQKIGIKYAMDPDIQLIGAPEGYQQKTLIAQLAEAVFSGFPVGFFFITTVTALILVLAANTAFNGFPVLGSVLAQDRYLPRQLHTRGDRLAFSNGILFLSGAAIVFVVVFGAEVTKLIQLYIVGVFVSFTLSQTGMIRHWTRLLRSETDSEQRRKMLRSRVVNSVGLAMTATVLVIVLITKFAAGAWIAIVAMVAIFILMRMIRKHYDTVARELENEEWDGVLPSRTHSIVLVSKLHMPTLRALAYARATRPDTLEAVTVNVDEADTRALVREWEASDVSVPLKVVESPYREVTKPVLDYVKRVRRDSPRDVVTVFIPEYVVGHWWEQVLHNQSALRLKSRLLFQPGVMVTSVPWQLRSSEKAKREVLGNAPGASRRGYEPPAGK, encoded by the coding sequence GTGTCCAAGGTCTCGACTGCCGCCAAGCGGCTAGTGCTCGGTAAGCCGTTCCGTAGCGACAAGCTCGGTCATACGTTGCTTCCCAAGCGAATCGCGTTGCCGGTGTTCGCCTCGGACGCCATGTCGTCGGTGGCCTATGCCCCCGAGGAGATCTTCCTGGTGCTGTCGGTGGCGGGTATCTCGGCGCTCACGTTCACTCCGTGGATCGGTCTCGCCGTGTGCGTGGTGATGGCCGTGGTGGTGGCCAGCTACCGGCAGAACGTGCACGCCTACCCGTCCGGCGGCGGTGACTACGAGGTGGCGACCACCAATCTCGGGCCGGCCGCAGGTCTGACGGTCGGCAGCGCGCTGCTGGTCGACTACGTCCTGACCGTGGCGGTGTCGATCTCGGCGGCCGCGTCCAACATCGGGTCTGCAGTGCCCTTCGTGGCCCAACACAAAGTGCTCTTCGCCGTGGTGGCCATCGTCTTCATCACCTCGATCAACCTGCGGGGCATCCGGGAGTCCGGGGCCGCGTTCGCGATCCCGACATATGCCTTCATGGGTGGCATGTTCCTGATGTTGGCGTACGGCCTGTTCCGGGTCTACGTGCTCGGCGACGACATTCATGCAGAGTCGGCAACCTTCGATCTGAAGGCAGAGGATTCGCACCTGTACGGAATTGCCTTCGCGTTCCTCATCGCACGCGCCTTCTCGTCCGGTTGTGCGGCGCTGACCGGGGTGGAGGCCATCAGCAACGGTGTGCCCGCATTCGAGAAGCCGAAGTCGCGTAACGCCGCGACCACACTGTTGCTGCTCGGTGCCATCGGCATCACGTTGCTGATGGGCATCATCGTTCTTGCACAGAAGATCGGCATCAAGTACGCCATGGATCCCGATATTCAGTTGATCGGCGCGCCGGAGGGGTACCAGCAGAAGACGTTGATCGCGCAGCTCGCGGAGGCGGTGTTCAGTGGGTTCCCCGTCGGCTTCTTCTTCATCACGACCGTCACGGCCCTCATCCTGGTACTCGCGGCAAACACTGCGTTCAACGGTTTCCCCGTTCTCGGTTCGGTTCTGGCCCAGGATCGGTATCTACCAAGGCAGCTGCACACTCGCGGTGACCGTCTTGCTTTCAGCAACGGCATCCTCTTTCTGTCCGGTGCTGCGATCGTCTTCGTCGTCGTGTTCGGTGCTGAGGTCACCAAGCTCATTCAGCTCTACATCGTCGGGGTGTTCGTCTCCTTCACGCTGAGCCAGACCGGCATGATCCGACACTGGACCCGGTTGCTCCGATCCGAGACCGACAGTGAGCAGCGCCGCAAGATGCTGCGTTCGCGAGTGGTCAACAGTGTCGGTCTTGCGATGACGGCCACGGTGCTCGTGATCGTGTTGATCACCAAGTTCGCCGCAGGCGCTTGGATCGCGATCGTCGCCATGGTGGCGATCTTCATCCTGATGCGGATGATCAGGAAGCACTACGACACCGTGGCGCGCGAGCTCGAGAACGAGGAATGGGACGGAGTGCTGCCCAGCCGAACACACTCCATCGTGTTGGTGTCGAAACTGCACATGCCGACGCTGCGCGCGTTGGCGTATGCGCGGGCCACCAGGCCCGACACCCTCGAAGCAGTGACCGTCAACGTCGACGAGGCCGACACCCGCGCGCTGGTGCGCGAGTGGGAAGCCAGCGACGTATCGGTACCGCTCAAGGTCGTTGAGTCGCCCTATCGAGAGGTGACCAAACCGGTTCTGGACTACGTCAAGCGTGTTCGACGCGACTCACCGCGTGACGTCGTCACCGTCTTCATCCCCGAATACGTCGTGGGTCACTGGTGGGAGCAGGTTCTGCACAACCAGAGCGCGTTGCGACTGAAGTCCCGACTGCTGTTTCAACCGGGAGTGATGGTCACCAGCGTGCCCTGGCAGTTGCGTTCGTCCGAGAAGGCCAAGCGCGAGGTGCTCGGCAACGCACCGGGTGCGTCGCGTCGCGGCTACGAGCCCCCGGCGGGCAAGTGA